TCGAGCGGCTCGTACAGGAAGGCGTATTTGTCGATCGCGTCCCGGCTGGCTGGGCTTTCGGTGCAGGGGTTGACAAAGGAATGGCCGAACTCGTGCACGCAGAGTTCGTCGATACTCTCGGGCGCATCGTAGCCGAACCTGAAACGTTCCTTGTCGCTCGGGCTCACCTGCGGGCCGAAAATGTTGAACGCCAGGGGGCCCCTATCAGTCATCCGCCGCAGGCCAAAACCATTGGAAAATGGTAGCAAGGGTGAGGGGATCAGGGTATAGCCCGGGTTCTCCGTACGGTAGTAACGCTCCATCACACAGATCAGCCGCTGCGGGGGCAGGTTTTTACGCACCTCGGCCAGCACGCCCCGGTAGAGCGAATCGTTGGCGGTCAAGTATTGATCGACCTCCGCCTCCCGGTAGAAACTGTTCAGGTCCTGGAGGAACTTATCTATCAGCGCCCGACCCGCCTCGACTCCCTGGCCGCCGGAGGCGCGCAGGAAGAAGGCCTCCCCCGGGTCGGCCTCCAGAGACGCCTGTGGGAACGCTGAGCAGTAGACCGGGAGCGTGAGCATCGCATCCAGCCAGAATCCCTTGCTCAGCAGGCTACGGGCGGTTTCCACCGCCGAGTGGTGTCCGAAAGAGGCGAAATGCTCCTGGGTCGCCTGGCGGAACGGGGAATCGAAAGGCCGGCCGACCGTGATATTGCCGGTCAGGTTGAACACTATGGCCACGGTTTCGACGCTCCTGTCGATCCGGACCTCGATCCCCTTGGTGCAAGCGAGGGTATCGGGCGGCGGGACCGGCCTGCCTGTCCGTGTCGCGCCGGTGTCCACGCCAAG
This portion of the bacterium genome encodes:
- a CDS encoding DUF4932 domain-containing protein, yielding MDTGATRTGRPVPPPDTLACTKGIEVRIDRSVETVAIVFNLTGNITVGRPFDSPFRQATQEHFASFGHHSAVETARSLLSKGFWLDAMLTLPVYCSAFPQASLEADPGEAFFLRASGGQGVEAGRALIDKFLQDLNSFYREAEVDQYLTANDSLYRGVLAEVRKNLPPQRLICVMERYYRTENPGYTLIPSPLLPFSNGFGLRRMTDRGPLAFNIFGPQVSPSDKERFRFGYDAPESIDELCVHEFGHSFVNPCTESPASRDAIDKYAFLYEPLETVMRQQGYTNWWVCVTEHLVRLGEIRISYALGDPERAERIRNRHVKDRKFIYLPVLEDRIVAYESSPERYPSFKSFLPELLDTFGRVEKPSRLDILEGRLFYRLVYD